One Aneurinibacillus migulanus genomic region harbors:
- the yhfH gene encoding protein YhfH: protein MTRDLEFYRSLPKKMCCECGEHFEEQAESYLHECERCFSHNHE, encoded by the coding sequence ATGACAAGAGATTTGGAGTTCTATAGAAGTCTGCCAAAGAAAATGTGCTGTGAATGCGGTGAACATTTTGAAGAACAGGCAGAATCTTATCTTCATGAGTGTGAACGTTGCTTCAGCCATAATCATGAATAA
- the yhfH gene encoding protein YhfH, translated as MNLSFYRNLPKKECSECGCEIKEQYESYVHVCERCINRKEE; from the coding sequence ATGAATTTATCGTTTTACAGGAATCTTCCAAAAAAAGAGTGTAGTGAATGTGGCTGTGAAATCAAAGAACAATACGAATCCTACGTCCATGTTTGTGAGCGATGCATTAATAGAAAAGAAGAATAG
- a CDS encoding LrgB family protein, which produces MDKAITVYTLIITVGAYIGSIFLNKRVSSPFTHPVFVSTSLIIFVLILSNVHYKDYEGTKDMLSFFLGPATVGIAVPLYQNRSILFRNIIPSFAGVIAGSMVSITATVLMLKGLHLSSELIRSMSLKTITTPMAVEVASIIHGDTILTAVFVVITGMLGAMTGPWIMNKMGIHNPLSRGLALGVQAHGIGTAQAALEGRLQAAIAGVAMGVNGIFVSIMVPIIIPWIIT; this is translated from the coding sequence ATGGATAAAGCGATCACGGTTTACACGCTTATCATAACGGTTGGAGCTTATATAGGGAGTATTTTCTTAAATAAGAGGGTATCTTCCCCGTTTACCCATCCGGTTTTTGTTAGTACATCATTAATTATCTTTGTCCTTATATTGAGCAATGTCCACTACAAGGACTATGAGGGAACGAAGGATATGTTAAGTTTTTTTCTGGGACCTGCTACTGTAGGGATTGCGGTTCCTTTGTATCAAAACCGTTCCATCTTGTTCCGGAATATCATTCCTTCATTTGCTGGTGTAATAGCTGGTTCCATGGTAAGTATAACAGCGACTGTTCTTATGCTAAAAGGTCTGCATTTATCATCGGAGCTTATTCGTTCCATGAGCTTAAAGACGATTACGACTCCTATGGCTGTTGAGGTGGCTTCTATCATTCACGGGGATACAATCTTGACTGCTGTTTTTGTGGTGATAACAGGGATGCTAGGAGCTATGACAGGTCCCTGGATAATGAATAAAATGGGCATCCACAATCCATTATCAAGAGGACTTGCTCTTGGGGTGCAGGCGCATGGTATCGGAACAGCGCAAGCTGCGTTAGAAGGAAGGCTTCAGGCTGCCATTGCAGGTGTGGCTATGGGGGTTAATGGGATTTTCGTTTCTATCATGGTTCCGATCATTATTCCGTGGATTATAACATAA
- a CDS encoding CidA/LrgA family protein, translating to MKKKITIAIRIVVQIIFLYSLNELGNLVVEIFHLPIPGTLIGLLLLFSLLLTKIVPLQWIEEASSLLLKHLSFFFIPIAVGLMSYGDLLLHQGWLLFLLILVSLWIGIYTTGRVSQFLVREQESNQE from the coding sequence GTGAAAAAAAAAATAACAATTGCTATACGGATAGTAGTCCAAATCATTTTTTTGTATAGCCTTAATGAATTGGGAAATCTCGTTGTCGAGATTTTCCATCTTCCTATACCAGGAACGTTAATTGGATTGCTGCTTCTTTTCAGTTTATTACTAACAAAAATTGTTCCGCTACAATGGATAGAAGAAGCGTCTTCTCTTCTTTTGAAACATTTGTCGTTTTTCTTTATCCCTATTGCAGTAGGTTTAATGAGTTATGGAGATTTATTGTTGCATCAGGGCTGGTTGTTGTTTCTTTTAATACTGGTAAGTTTATGGATTGGGATTTATACGACAGGGAGGGTTTCGCAATTCCTTGTCCGTGAACAGGAGAGCAATCAAGAGTAA
- a CDS encoding carboxymuconolactone decarboxylase family protein has translation MENERYRRGFHKFMEYTTVTQDERDSGKVADPLEDIAPDLRRFIIEFAYGDIYSRPGLDNKSRALITISSLVTQGTERQIEVHINRGLTAGLTPTEVVESIMQLVPYTGFPRVQNALIIAKKVFMQHNISKD, from the coding sequence ATGGAAAATGAACGCTATCGACGTGGGTTCCATAAATTCATGGAATATACAACGGTAACACAGGATGAAAGAGATTCGGGGAAAGTTGCAGACCCATTGGAGGATATCGCTCCCGATTTAAGAAGATTCATTATCGAGTTTGCTTATGGGGATATATACAGTCGACCAGGATTAGATAATAAAAGCCGGGCCCTTATTACGATTTCATCACTCGTTACACAAGGAACAGAGCGGCAGATTGAAGTTCATATTAATAGAGGGTTAACGGCTGGCCTTACACCTACAGAAGTCGTGGAATCAATCATGCAGCTGGTTCCTTATACAGGTTTTCCTCGTGTTCAAAATGCACTAATTATTGCGAAAAAAGTTTTTATGCAACATAACATTAGTAAAGACTAA
- a CDS encoding RraA family protein, translating to MSDIIQQFREVPTTCISDAMQGLNNLDSCIKPLKDEYKIAGRALTVKMPIGDNLCVLKAIREARPGDILVIDAKGDTYRAIAGDFVVEMAQALGIQGIVVDGAIRDIMGIKNLNFPVFCKGTTVAASNKAGVGEINVPISCGGTSIHPNDLIVGDADGVVVIPQAVEQDILDKSVAKMESDQKRENNVLKDKERIIQYLDNMLQGR from the coding sequence ATGAGCGACATCATTCAACAATTCCGCGAAGTCCCAACAACCTGTATATCTGATGCCATGCAAGGACTTAACAACCTGGATTCGTGTATTAAACCCTTGAAAGATGAATATAAAATCGCTGGAAGAGCATTAACTGTAAAAATGCCAATCGGAGACAATCTGTGCGTCCTTAAAGCCATTAGAGAAGCAAGACCGGGAGACATTTTGGTTATTGATGCCAAAGGTGATACATACCGTGCTATTGCAGGTGATTTTGTAGTAGAAATGGCGCAAGCATTAGGTATACAGGGCATAGTAGTAGATGGGGCTATCCGAGACATTATGGGAATCAAAAATTTGAATTTTCCTGTTTTCTGTAAAGGAACAACAGTAGCAGCAAGTAATAAAGCAGGTGTTGGAGAAATCAATGTACCTATTTCATGTGGAGGAACGAGTATTCATCCAAATGATCTTATTGTAGGAGACGCAGATGGCGTAGTCGTAATTCCGCAAGCTGTTGAGCAAGACATTTTAGACAAATCAGTAGCAAAAATGGAAAGCGATCAGAAAAGGGAAAATAATGTTCTAAAAGATAAAGAACGAATAATACAGTATTTAGACAACATGTTACAAGGACGTTGA